The DNA sequence CAATTGATGAAATCTATAGTGCTGCTCTCAAAGAGGGTGGAACTGTTACAGTGTGGCATGGAGGCGATGAAAAAGATCAGCAAGACTCTTTGAAAAGCGCCTTCGAGAAGCGCTTTCCCGGGATGACTCTAAATATCACCGTGGACCTCTCTAAATATCTCGACAGCGAACTTGACCAACAGCTATATCATAACAATGTCTTTGTCGATAGCATCGTTCTTCAAACACTACAGGACTTCCCGCGTTGGCAACAGGAAGGTGCTTTGCTCAATTACGCTCCCGTCGGATTTGACAAAGTGTATCCAGCATTCAAGGACTCGATATCGGCTTCGTGGTATGGATATAGCGTCTTTTTCTGGAGTCTCTCCTGGAACACTGCCAAGCTGCCACACGTCAGCAACATATCCTCTTACAGCGACTTCTTGAAACCAGAGTTCAAAAACCAGATTGTCATTACATACCCCAATGACGATGACGctgttctttttgctttctaTCAAATGTAAGTTGACTACGTCAAGAAAACATAAAAGGTTTAGCTAACAGTATATGCGTAGTATGCAACAGCTTGGGACCAAATGGTTTGACGATCTTCTGAAGCAAAACCCTCGATGGGTTCGTGGGACTGCTACTCCTTTTACTATCTTGAGCGGAGCCAACTACTCTCAATCGGCCACATTTACAAGCTTCAGTGGATTCAACCCAGGAAATAACATCAAAATTTCTTTCCCGACCGACGCAAACTTTGTCAGTTGGCCCCAGACTGCCGCAATTCTAAAAGATGCGCCGCATCCCGAAAGCGCCAAGCTCTTCCACAACTTTCTTCTCAGCTCTGAATTTCAGAAAACGCTCCCTTTGAGTGCTCGGCAAGATATCAACTCCTCTAGCTCACCATACCATGATATCATGCACACACCCCACACAAACCCGACAGCGTTTGCTAGATTTATGAGTGATCGCGTGACGGTTGAGAGGGTGAGATTTTTCTTCGAGAATCGCCTAGGTACAGCGCAAGGATTGAGCCCCTTGATCGATGATATTTAGGAATCACGTCGATATCTCAATAACTTGTATTGTCGGAGTATGGCACGCTATCCGTGGGCAAGGATAATTAAAATTGTTGTTGGATTGATGAAGCTAATTGGACGAGTTGGTACTAGATAGTAATTAAGTATACTGAACTAATaaattgaagagaaaagttgTCCAACATCCCAGTTCCTTTACCAACCACTCCAGCTAAAacatactactactaccactagtactactactactattactactattTTCAAGAGCATGCATATGGATGTAATTCTAAGTACATATAGATTAACTGCGCTACTAAGCCATAGCCGGGGCGCTGGGTAGACGGAAAATCCACTGGTATAAAATACGCATTTCGACCCATCTCTACTAAAACAGAAACTCTAAGATAGCTTCCTCTCTGGACGTGTCTTTGAACTAGCCCCTTCCTTGATATATGCGCGAATAGCACCGGTTACCCGTTTCTGCCATGTATACCATGTCTACCATGTCTACCATCTCTTCTACTAAAAGAATCAAGGCCTGCCGATGTCGCCGCCTCTCCCAATCGTTGCTCGTAGCCGCAaagtcgtcgccatcgtcgttATTGCTCTTGTAAACGTTGTTAGAAAGAGTCCATTCCGAGGCCCgggagaagatgctgtaTTTATACCGCAATTCAAGAAGAACCCTCTTCCGCTCGACTTCTCGTACGCAAAGGTCCTTCTGAATCATTACCGGAGATTTAGACGAGAACCGGTAGGTATAATAAACTACTCGACATAAGTCGCATTATAAATTGGTCGTGGCAACTAAGTACGCATCTATATGGGACGTAAGCCTGGCGTCCTTGGTGACTTAGATTTATGCTGGTAGGACTAACTctaagaaaagagaaagatgccACTGTACCCATGACAAAAACAAAGCAGTCCTAGGCGTTTGATATTCACTGGCTTCAACACGATATGAGCATGGCACTGCGTTACATTAATACATACCATATATACCAAATTTTAGTGATACATAGAGCGAGGCCCCCTGAGAGAGACTTATTACGAAACCTTAGAACCGATGAAGTTGTATTGAGAAGAGTCTGCGTCTTTGTCTTGACTTCCCTTGTACATCACAATGAACATCCATCATATCAAAAAGACGTTTGCTTTTCTCGCTGACAGTATTACTAGTATTGAGGCCTACCACACAATCAAACGTCCCATGTAATACATGTCGCCTTCTTACCTAGCTATTTCCTCCGTTTTCCAAAAAACCCACGATATAGTACAGCACGCTTACATCTTCAATCTGAAGGGCTCAAATAGATTGGTTGAGGTTTCCTGCTTCCTTCTCCAAATTCACAAAACTCTCCAGATCCCATGTCTTTTCAAATCCCAACCCTTATCATCACGCTGCACTACCATTGATGATTCTGGAGAAAATCGAGAGGAGCACCTTGCTGCGATGCATCACTCTCCTCATCCAACGTCCAGCCGTAAGGCTCGTTCTCCAGGATTTTCTGCGTGATCGGGTCAAACATTAAATCTTTGAGCAGCAGATGTCGATATATGCAAGTCCCGCGAGACTTGAAAATTTTCATGCTGCTCTCTTCGAAGGGGATGACGTCGTATGCGAGAGCTGAATGCGATTGTTTCTGAGCCACTTCACTCCACTCAGCGATGATCCGTTTTCGAGCTCCCATGGCCGCTCCAGAGCTTCTCCAGACAATCCTGGGTCGACCATCTTCATAACAGTATCGGAAGACGTATGCGCAGCTTTCCTCTTTGGCACGGCAGATACCCCAAAGCTCGATGATTTTCAGTTGAGGAAGTGACAAAGCCGCTTTGGCCGCGAGGATTATCAGCGTTTCAAACTCTTGTCTGCTTCTTTCTGGTGTCGATAGGGCACAGCGCAGACTAAGGCGTTTTAGGGAGCTTTCAACCATCATGGGCGAGACATTTAGTTCAACAATAGATCGAAGAAAGGAAGCTGTGTCCATCTGCCATGGTGGGCATAATGCTTCCAATCTCTGAGAAAGCTTCGCCATCTCTTGAGGTAAATAGGCTAGAGCATGTGGAGAGATCTCGGTTCCGAGGTTTCTGTCTCCGTATCTGCGCTCATTTGCGGGGATTTCCCATTGTGTGAAAGAGAGCTGGCGTAGTGTTTTTGGCAAAGAGGGCAGTAAGTGCTGTCGGACGCCTGAGAAGAGGACATGTTAGCTTTCAGATACTCGCCATAGCTATTAGTCTGCGCTCCATACCTCGATCAAAGTAAAGTTGCACATGAGGCTCCAGCGAAATAGTTCGTTCGAAGCGGAACCACTCCAAGGCCACAAAGCTTCGGCCAATTAACCAGGACAGCGTCCTGACGTTAATGTCCCTGGGAAACTGTCTGCGCATAACCAGACCTTTGATCATGGGGACGGCAGGAAGATTCTTGGATTGACTGGTAAAACGGCCTAGATTACCATTTTGTGGTTGCAAACAGAGCGGAGTTCCCTGAAACCGGTTGATATGCTTATTACTCGACGGCAGAAATCTgttgagatgaagaaggccaatCGAGCCCCCCCTTATTCATCCGGTGGAAGTCCACAATACCACCCGCAAGGTCTAGGTCTTCGGCGTAGTGAAATGGATAATTATCCTTCATGTCGCATCGATTAAACCGATGCTTTGTATCGCTGGGCGAGGAAGCAGACAACATCAGTTCCACTCCTTGAGCCCCATGCCTCGCCGGATTCCAGAGTTGGAGGGTTCCGAGTAGGGTCTGAATACATGTTGAGAATATCATGTTGTTGCTGCGTGAATTCGTTAGCACGGAGTACTCTAGTATCAGAGTGGGAGATGCGTAAATGCCTCAACATACCCACGCTGTACTACCAAGTCCTCTGATCTATCGCAATTGGGGCACTCGTAGTTTGAGAGATTGACTCGAAGCCAGAGCTTCTGGATATACCCCAAACGAACGTCATCTCGTCTGACGATTGCGTCAAAAGCGTCGACAGAGTCGGGATTAAGAACAAGGCGCCGGAATAGACGGGCCTCAAAGAAGGCTTGCCATTCCAAGCACACCGAAGCGAATCGGGCCACTTTTGGGAAGCCCAGGCTGTTGCATCGCTCCCCTGGCTTAGGCAAGCACACAAAGCCAAGTATTAATTGGCGTACTTCAGCCGGCATCGAAGCCCACGAGGTGGTCCTCGTGATTGTAGATGGCGACTCGACCTCGAAGGCGTCGGATTCTACATCCATAGCGACGAGAGACATGGTAAAAAGCAGTTGATGATGTTTTATGGCGGAATAGTAGAATATAAGAGGCTTTTCTCCAGATACAATCTGCGAACTCAAATAGATGATGGTTTGTTGTGGTATAGTAGAGTGGGAGAGATGTTGCTCGGGATACAATTTGCGGGCTTGCTCGGGGGGCGGTGTCTACTATTTAAACAATAACTACTTAGATACATAAATATCTCAAAACAACAAAGTTTGACTGGCATTGCCAAATTAAGGTCATAAAAAAGCTAGATCGCCTACGTGGCTCAACAATAAAGTTCAAGATGCAGTTCCACATCGTGATAAAGCTCCATATTTATGGCCCAGCCTATCAATATAAAAATAGCACAACAAAGGCGTATAATCCGTTGATGATCCCTTATGAAATGCATAAGAATCAACTCTCAATCACGCAGATCAAAGTCAACAACCggacaaagagaagctgctgaagtTGGATATATGTATCCTCAATGTATATTTTGTAAATCGTATAAATACTCATGCGCAGTATACTGGCTAATCATTTGCATATACATTGAACACCGAATAGCCCCAACCGATAAACTTTCCACGTTGGTTTATTCCAATGTATAATTCAAGCCACGCTGTATCCTTCGCAACCCTGTCCCCTAGGCCGTAACATGCTGAACAGTCTCAGCGACACTGGCAGGCTTTAACCCCAGAAGATTGTTGGCTAGAACTTCGTCCTTGGCATAGTTGGACTTGAGGCCAGGTATGTCACCATAGACTGTTGCTCGAACCAACGCAAGAGAGCCAAGGAAATCACCGGCGCCTAACTTTTCGAGGGCAGCATCGACCTGCTCTTTGGTAGTGGTTTTATTGACTGTCCATTTGGTGCCGGTGGTCTCCTCCAGCGCAGCGAGGATCTCGTTCTGAGTAGTCTCAACAGAGGAGATAAAAAGATACTTGTTGGCGGTTTCCTCAGGCTTCTTCAACACAGCCGCAGTAGCTGCGCCAAGTTCCTTTTCATTAGTGAGGGTAAACGTTTTGTTGCCGTCGTCCCAGATGGTGGCGGTTTTAGTGGCAATATCGTACTCAAGAAAGCCATTTGCAAGACCCTGTTACGCGCGTTGATTTAGCCTTTCGCTTTAGTTATGACTAAAACTTTGATAGACTTACCCAGTCGAATAAGAGGGACGTAGCGATACCTGTCCAGGAAAAGTCGGCTGATTGTTTAGCCTTTAGGTACTCAATTAATTCTGTTTTCTGGCCaaagagaggcagcagctggagaacaCTAGCATTCTGGCTACTGGCGGAAAACTCAGAAGGTAAGAAGCGCCTAACCCCAGCActgatggcggcgtcgatgagcttcttctgctcgtcGAGGCCGTCTTTACCAAGGGCTGAGATGACGGCGTCTTGGCCTTTGAAAGCCGCCTCAAGATCTCTGTCAGAAAAGTCTGACTTGTACACAGTGACACGAGAAGGGAAAGTGGCAGAACTATCTTTGCGAGAAATGACGGTAATGTTGAAACTTCCGTCGGCGACCAATTCCTCGAGGATAATCTTGCCAACACTTCCACTAGCCTAGGAATATGCGAGTCAGCGATGAACCAATCTCATGAATGTATAGGGACATACACCAACGAGAGCTACGTTCCTGTAGGCCATTTTGGACTTTGGAAAAAGGATATGTGATAATTGAATCAGGTAGGAATCAGGGAAAGGGTATGGAAAGAGTTTATGTTTGACGTTTTAGCAACTGAAGTTTTGTAGAGAAGTGAGGGTAGTTGATTAAAtgctttgctcttcttgaagagaagacggcgaaAGAAGGAGGGCATAGTCGTACTTTTATATCTGAAAGCGACCTTAAAAGAAAGATTAGCTGCCTATATATCAATGCCCAAAAGGAATTGGTGAGAAACTGGAGATACGACGACACTCGCAGGGAGTATCTCTAACAAAATGGTAGCTTTGTGTATTGACAATAACTACGTGTATCCACTCTCTCGTAGCTGAATTACCGCCATCAAGCAGAGAAAGCAATTACACCATCTATGCTTATGTCTCTTCAGGTGGAGCTATTCGATAAAATGTGGTTTTCAAATGAGTTCTTGGCGCGACGCTGGAGTTGTGAGACTCGGGTTGTACAATCGCCGCGTCGCTATTGGATCGCCTCTATTACATCCCCGGCGACAAAATGGCGCCGTTGCTTAGAAATGCGGAGGCCGCTCCGTCACCTCCGCTCTCGCCAATAGGAGCGACCTCCGCACCTCCGTTGCAGCTTTGAGGCAGAGGCTCTTGCAAGTCGCGGCGGTGACTTCCTGTCTACCTTTGCTTTCCACATTTCATTCAGGAGCACGATTTGGCGAACAATTAATCTTCTGGGTCGACTTCTAAACATTATTAATCCATTACATATCGACTATCGTTCCATTGCCGAGTAGCGATCACAACACTAACGCCTAATCTAGCCGACTCCAGTTTTCAGCTCATGGCTCGAAGAGTGGTTGCTCCAGGACACTCATGCTTTGAATGCCGTCGTCGCAAGATCAAATGTGATAGATCGTTGCCTTGCTCCTACTGTGCACGAATCAAGCTCAAATGCTCATACCCTTCATGGCGATCAAATAAAGACACCCCTGGGGAGAGCGACCTGGCAGCCAAAGTACAGGCTCTGGAGAGCACTTTGCAGTCACTGGAACAAAAAATAACGCGTATCGGAGACTTATCACATGTAAACACAGAGTTACCCAACAGGCAGCATCAGGTTGAGCGAGAGCCTCAGTCTCCTATCGTAAGTATCCGATAGAAGAAGTGGCGTATACGATAGCTGACAATCTGTCTATAGGAGGCTGCACATGACTTGCCAAATTCAGGCCAGTCTTCCACACCAATCAACTCTCAGCTAAACTCAACTCAACATGACACCGTTACGCGATCTACAAGTTCTCATCTCTTGCAATCTTTGCCATTTAACAGCTCAAGTGGCGCATCACAATCTCTCGAAACGACTCACCCTCCTCCTTCACACATAGCGTTCATCTGGCAGACATATCTCGATGCAGTCGATCCGCTTGTTAAGATTTTTCATGCGCCTTCTATCCAAAGACATGTCATGAGCATAAGTCAAGGCCGAAAGATGCCCGACGCAGCTACGGAATGTTTGATGTTTGCTATATACTATTCTACCGTGTTTTCTATGTCAATTGCAGAATGTCGTGAGGAatttggagaagaaaaagttcGTTTGTTGCAAAGGTGCGTGGTTTCACTTGTTATTTTatgtcctttttctcttgtatTACAGCTCAGTATCATTAACCGCTTTCAGATACCGGGAGGGAGTCGAGCGAACTCTTGTTCGAGCAAACTTCTTGAGCTCAAAAGATATCACAGTATTACAAGCGTTTGTCTTATATCTGGTAAACACTCTTCCTGTGGAGCAGAGTGGAAGATTTGAAGTGGCATATCTGATGGTTTTAACGACAGATCTGTGGACGCctcgatgaagatggcccCGACGTCCCTACTCTTATCGGACTCGCAATCGGCAACGCTATGAAGCTGAGCCTCCACATCGATATCCCCGGACTGTCTACATTTGAGGTTGAAATGAGGCGTCGGCTTTGGTGGCAGATATGTACCTTGGATGTTCGTGTTGCCGAAGTTTCTAGCAGCGAACCATTCATTATCCAACCAAGTCTTCATACAGAGTTGCCACTCAATATCAACGATATAAGCCTGGACCCTCACATAGGTGAGCTAAGCCCGCAACCAGGACGAAGCGAGATGCTGCTCAGCTTGGTGCGGATCGAAATAAGCAATTTTGCGCGACGAATAGTATTCTCGGATCAATTTTGCCGAATTAACAACTTTGGCATGATGAATGAAGCACAAAAGTGTCAAGCGATAGATGAGTTCAAGGAGCGCATTGAAAAACAGTATCTGTCGCACTGCCATGAAGCGATTCCGCTAGATTGCCTCATAATCATGAGCAGCAGGCTCATTCTTgcaaagctgaagctggctgtTTATAAGACGCGCCCAAATCAACATCCCGAGATGCCTGTGAGAGCTAACTATAAGAAAGCCTGTGAGAAGTTTTTGGAGCAGGCATGCGAACTACGAGAATACATTAGGGGGCACCggtggttgtggttgttcCAATATATTGAATGGGATGCGCTTGCATATCTTCTGTTAGACCTTTGCATTACTCTATCATCGCCAGGTCTATCGTCAAATGAGTTCATTACAACACCGTGGAAAGTGGTTGATGGAATTTATAAATACTGGAAACAACAACCTGACGTCCATCGAGACCGTGGTTGGGTGAAGATTGAGAAACTCTACTCAAGGGCTCTATCTGTGAAGAAAAGCGTTCAAAATGCAACGCAGGCATTCCAGGCAACTCCATCTTATTGTTCTCAGGAGGCACATGATCAGCCTGAGGAGCTCTCTAATGACACCGAGATGCAACAGCAGTGCGAATCAAGTCTGGATTCTGCTTCggctgaagaagcccaaaGCTCTGCAAGCGCCACTGAGCTGCCTGGAGCGGGGACTGCTTGTGAGTGGAACGCTTCTTTGATAGAGACATATTGGGAGGTCGCTGGGCATGGAAATGAGGGATTCTAGTGTATTGAACTGAagttagttttatatttattacaaACAGAAATTCTTCTCCTGGATATGAACTGGGGCCTGTAAACTATTATCGCTGTTGTGTTGTGAGCAAAGGACGTTTTCGCGAGTCTGCTAGTGGCATCGTGCTTCAGTATGCCTCTGCCGTCAGTTACTCGTACGGCGTGCGGTGCAAGGTgcataggtacatgtagtcataCGTAGTGAGATGAATTCCAGCGCTTTATAACAGTCAAGTCAGTTTATTGTAGCATCTTTGTTTGATCCAGCCTTTGCCCTCCGCCCTCTGCTACTGAAGCGAGAAATTTGTAAGGCAGGTAAGCCAGACCCTTGGCGGAGAAAGTTGTGGCAGTAGACGATCATCCTATACTAATTCTAATAGCGTATGAGAGGCAGTGTAGTGTGTAGATGTGCTAGGAAGAGTGGATATCCGCAAGAGACTGAACTGAACGTTCCAGGATGAGTAAAATATTACTGAACATCTCACAACGCAGTAAGCACTAACATTGCATTGAGCTACGAGCCGCATGGGAAGTTTCTATTAAGCTTACTTCTTAATTCCCCAGTTTGTCAATCATTCGCTCAGCTATAACTTCGCGCTGCCGGCCGCTTCATTCCGTTTTAGCTGTGCGGCGCATAAGCGTCCATCATGAAACCGTCGATAGCCCCACAGAGCTTAAGGTCCATCAACCGATATAGGTTGGCAAAATGTTTACCAGCTATCTCGCGCAAGACCTCCCTCCCAGGAAAACTTACAGCACATAGCGCTCTTACGAGGCATTTTAGCCACTCAACTCGCCTTCAACGCATACCAGGCAGCGAAAAAGTTGACTCGGCACCTAATTCCACTTCACGGGAGCCattatggagaagaggatcAATCTTCTGGAGCCTTATCGTGCTCGTTTATGCGATATCCGAATTTGGGCAGGGCTATTATATCGGATATTggaaagagagaggctggCAAGCGCAAAATAATTACTCTCAGATGCCTTGGAGTAATGAGGCAGTTGGAGAAGCTTCAGAGGAAGACAGTGGCACTGTATCTGTTGATAAAGATGGATACAAGCCACTGACCCGGCCCTTGGAGATTCGGGTCTTAGTACTGCATCCTGGTGAGAAAGGTTCTCCGATCAAATGTAGCATACAGCACGGTGGCCTCAGAAGCAAGAGGCCCGGTTTCGAAGCCCTTTCCTACGTGTGGGGAAACCCAGCTGTCACAAATGACATTACCTGCGACAACAGAAAAAGGGCTGTGGGCAAAAATCTTTACGATGCACTTGAGCGGCTCCGACTTCCTGACAAAGATAGGGTGCTATGGGTTGATGCACTTTGTATCAACCAGAGCGACAACAAAGAGAAGACGCAGCAAGTTCGTATCATGGGCGAGATCTATACAAGAGCACAAAGGGTACTCATTTGGCTGGGAAATGGTGACGATGTTCAAGCTGGGATAGGGAAACTGGCGTCAAGACCGGCCAACGAGAAACATGCCGATTGGTCACCACTCAAGCCTGTTTTTACAAATCCGCTGTTCATTCAGGCCCAATCTTTGCTCATCTGGCTAGGATTTGAAGGGGCAGTAAATATGGGAGTCGCAAAGCTTGAAAACCCGCAATCGTCTACTAAATTTGACTGGTCTTCGCTCATACCAGTCATCCAAAGCCCATGGTTCACTAGAGTCTGGTGCATTCAAGAGCTCATCTTGGCATCACGCCCCATGATCGTCACGCGCGACTCTATGATATCCTGGAATGAGTTTGCCAAAGCGGCTTTGGCGCTTAAAAGGCAGTTCAACGCTTATCGGATGGAGACACAGCATCAGAGCAATGAGTCAATCGAGAACTTCTACCTTCTACACGACATGCGTGAAAGGCACAAGAtgaggagaaagaaaaggcataGTCTTTTAGAGCTGATGTTCTTGACTCGAGGCTTCCAAGCTACTGACCCTCGAGATAAGCTCTTCGCGCTTATTGGTCTAGCTGGAGACGTGCTATCGTCCGATTGGGAGGTAATGCCAAACTACGATTTATCAGTAGCAGAGGTTTACCATCGCTTTGCTCTCTGGAACGTCACTCGCAAACGGCAATTTGaaatcttctcctttggcCGTAACCAAGACCTTCCTTTGTCTCCGCTGCTAGAGTCTTTGCCGTCTTGGGTACCTGACCTGACGAGGCCAGATTTTACCGCACCGTTGCCTAAATTAGAATATCTGTCCGCCAATTACATAGACCTGCGGTACGAGGTGCTAAAAGAATTCGAGCTACGCAAGAAATATTTTCGCGAAGGTATCAAGGTTTACCATGCGGATCTCAAATATCCTTGGTGGGCACTCGGTCAAAAGTCCGATTTCCGGCCTGCACGAATTGCATTTTCCAATGGTACGGCCGTGATACACGTTGTGGGAACTAAAATCGGATCTCTTAGGGCGTTGGGGACGCCTTTTACTCAAGACACTGCAATAAATGTATCAAAACTTGTACCAAAAACGGTTGAAGACGCTGACATTGGAGACTTGAGATTTTCTGCTAATGTATTGAACACATATCAGTGGCTCAATGGGACATGGGCATTGGTTGGAGAGAACACTTTAGGAGACAAATATGCTCGACTTGCTAGAAACACAATTGATGGAGTCTGGAGAACGGTGACTTGCTGTATGACAGCAAAGGGGGAAAACGCTCAATCTACCATCTATTCTCGTGCTGCGCAGTCCTTGTATGAAAATTTCCTCAACAAAGCGCAGCGAATTGAAGCTCAACCCGGGAGAAATGGCACCACGCCTGCAAAAGACGTCTCAGCCAACGCCGATACGAAGAAAACTGGCTTTAGCACCCTATCTTTCACGGAAGACGAGCTCCAAAAACTACTGCTTATACACATGAGCGTGATAAAGTGGCACCAAGGACGCCGATTTGCAATTACAGACTCTGGCGattttgctgctgtgccCAAAGCAGCGCAGAAGGGGGACGTTGTCTGCATCTTCAATGGAGGGAGAGTGCCTTATGTTCTTAGGCCGAGCAAAAATGGCCACTATACTCTTGTTGGAGAGTGCTACGTCGATGGGATGATGAGGGGAGAGGTTAGAGACCGATTTCCAAGGAGGGAACACGAGACTAGTTTTGCTATCGAGTAGCATAGATGTAAAGCGAACTACAAGTCGTTTCAGCAGGCCTGAATCATCTCCCGTAGAGACTGGGGTATATCATTGTATTAGATCATGGGTGTGGGGAGAATAGGGCGAATCATATCAAGAGGTAATACAACCAGTAGCAATGAGTAGCTTGAAATACTGGGCTACACAAAATGCACTGAAAAGTCCAtatgaatacatgtacaagaaAGAACTCCTCTCTTCCGGCACTGTACCAACAAGTTGCGAGAGCCGGTACCTGGATGTGGGCGTCTTTAGTGTCTCCCCCACAGCGATTGGAACATGATTAAACTTTCTTCATCGGAGCAGTCTCTCTTAATGGCTTCATGATGCATACGCGTCCCTTTGTGGAAACTAGTTCTAAGACTTCATGTTGAGGATAATGGGTTCATTGACGGAGCTTAATAGACAAGAGCAAGCAAGAAACACTCGAGAATAAAGGCTCATTTCTTAATCTTGGTATTGTCAATGTGTATCAATATGTGTAATACCGTATATACATACTTTCAGTCTGTGGCTTCATCCACCAAACTCGCTCTGGAATAGCGTCTGAGATGGTGTTCATGTGGCCAAGAAGGCTTGTCGCCCAAGTTTCTTGCCCCGCATTTTCTGTCAGTCAGCTATATCCCATGCTCAGTATGCAACTCTTCTTCGTTCGCAAGACTGCCCCTTTGCCTTGCTCTTCTAACTGCATTTCTTCCTTATACAATGGTACTGAAGAGCAACCCCTGGATGTGCATAAGATTGCGATGAGCGTAATGCGGAGGGGTAATGAGTTAAAATGTATGAACAGCATTGAGTCGCCAGAGCTACTTCTCGTGCCGTTCTAGTTAAGGAGGAGGTCTCCTTAGATTGGTACCTGAATGTGAGGTGTGCCACCCTCCGTATAGCGTCGATATGAAGCCTTGGGCCAGGAACAAGAACAAATGCCAGCTACATGGAGGCTGCTAGCAGAGCATGTACTGCGTGTACCGACATTGATGACAGGAGAGTCACTTGCCTTTTGGCGCTATGTGGACGCTATATGGCCCACTCGCTTGAGAGCAATTGGAGATGGATTGTTTGGTGGTGTGGTATGATTCGCCGCCCATCTCTTGTCTTCAGTCGTCGGTCAGGAGCACCAGGCCAGAGGTTAGGATATAGAGCGAGAGCCGAGAGCGCCTCTGGCTACAGCTATTAGATTTGTGGGCAACCCAGCTCTCGTCGTCGAGTTCACCCTTCACTTCCAATTTGATCCCGCATCACTTCCTTTTTCCACCAGAATATCTTTACAGGGATAGAGTACAAACAACTTGAACTACTGTCTCACTTCAATATGGACGGCCACGGATGTCGCAATACCACCAATGTTCGTGCTACTCTCGCATCTGATAACGGGAACTCTGGCCACCCCCACAGCCCCCATCGTGACCGCCAGGGGTACCTTGCCGCCAGGGA is a window from the Trichoderma atroviride chromosome 5, complete sequence genome containing:
- a CDS encoding uncharacterized protein (EggNog:ENOG41~TransMembrane:1 (i78-101o)) → MKPSIAPQSLRSINRYRLAKCLPAISRKTSLPGKLTAHSALTRHFSHSTRLQRIPGSEKVDSAPNSTSREPLWRRGSIFWSLIVLVYAISEFGQGYYIGYWKERGWQAQNNYSQMPWSNEAVGEASEEDSGTVSVDKDGYKPLTRPLEIRVLVLHPGEKGSPIKCSIQHGGLRSKRPGFEALSYVWGNPAVTNDITCDNRKRAVGKNLYDALERLRLPDKDRVLWVDALCINQSDNKEKTQQVRIMGEIYTRAQRVLIWLGNGDDVQAGIGKLASRPANEKHADWSPLKPVFTNPLFIQAQSLLIWLGFEGAVNMGVAKLENPQSSTKFDWSSLIPVIQSPWFTRVWCIQELILASRPMIVTRDSMISWNEFAKAALALKRQFNAYRMETQHQSNESIENFYLLHDMRERHKMRRKKRHSLLELMFLTRGFQATDPRDKLFALIGLAGDVLSSDWEVMPNYDLSVAEVYHRFALWNVTRKRQFEIFSFGRNQDLPLSPLLESLPSWVPDLTRPDFTAPLPKLEYLSANYIDLRYEVLKEFELRKKYFREGIKVYHADLKYPWWALGQKSDFRPARIAFSNGTAVIHVVGTKIGSLRALGTPFTQDTAINVSKLVPKTVEDADIGDLRFSANVLNTYQWLNGTWALVGENTLGDKYARLARNTIDGVWRTVTCCMTAKGENAQSTIYSRAAQSLYENFLNKAQRIEAQPGRNGTTPAKDVSANADTKKTGFSTLSFTEDELQKLLLIHMSVIKWHQGRRFAITDSGDFAAVPKAAQKGDVVCIFNGGRVPYVLRPSKNGHYTLVGECYVDGMMRGEVRDRFPRREHETSFAIE